Proteins encoded within one genomic window of Cucumis sativus cultivar 9930 chromosome 3, Cucumber_9930_V3, whole genome shotgun sequence:
- the LOC101209255 gene encoding lysophospholipid acyltransferase LPEAT2, translated as MTDHDLTSTLLPAQQPSDRADVILRIQDDDVDDGGATPEQINNQNGNHHDPRLCFTNPYGFIGSNGFSVPETTTVDPFRNNTPCVDGIYEWVKIVVCIPIALARLVLFGLCLLIGYIATKTALHGWKDKENPMPKWRCRLMGVTRLCGRCILFSFGYHWITRKGKPAPREIAPIVVSNHVSYIEPIFYFYELFPTMVAAESHDSIPFVGTIIRAMQVIYVDRFSPTSKKHAISEIKRKASCNRFPRVLLFPEGTTTNGRALISFQLGAFLPGYSIQPVVVRYPHVHFDQSWGLVSLPKLMIRMFMQFHNYMEVEYLPIISPRYNGKESSSDFAKRTSRAMATALNVVQTPHSYGDLMLLTKAAQANQERPSDYMIGMSQMEQVSSLEAVDFLDKFLSMDPDSSGRATYDGFVRALRLKACAVAEDIFSFIDIEKMGTITYKQYLYGSLHVMKLQGFQRSCELIYTECSNEGDKISEQKLEELIRPATPDLNAEEAHELLKLFDTNGDGKISKNDLCGCLKRNPLLIALFSRCLLPSL; from the exons ATGACGGACCACGACCTCACCTCCACGCTGCTCCCCGCCCAACAACCATCAGACCGTGCCGACGTAATCCTCAGAATCCAAGACGACGACGTTGACGACGGCGGCGCTACACCGGAGCAGATCAACAATCAAAACGGCAATCATCACGATCCTCGACTCTGCTTTACCAATCCTTACGGGTTTATTGGTTCCAATGGATTCTCTGTTCCCGAGACGACTACGGTGGATCCATTTCGAAACAACACGCCCTGTGTTGATGGAATTTATGAGTGGGTTAAGATTGTGGTTTGCATACCTATTGCGCTTGCTCGTCTTGTGTTATTTGGGCTTTGTCTTTTGATTGGATATATTGCTACCAAGACGGCGCTTCATGGGTGGAAGGATAAGGAGAACCCGATGCCTAAATGGAGATGTAGGCTTATGGGAGTTACGAGGCTTTGCGGACGGtgtattctattttcttttgg ATATCATTGGATAACAAGAAAAGGGAAGCCTGCTCCTAGGGAAATTGCACCAATTGTTGTATCAAATCATGTATCTTATATAGaacctatattttatttttacgaGTTATTTCCAACTATGGTCGCAGCTGAGTCCCATGATTCCATACCCTTTGTTGGGACCATCATCAGAGCCATGCAG GTGATATATGTAGATAGATTTTCACCTACATCCAAGAAGCATGCCATTAGTGAAATAAAG AGAAAGGCTTCTTGCAATAGATTTCCAAGAGTTCTGTTATTTCCGGAGGGAACCACTACAAATGGAAGGgctcttatttcttttcaacttGGTGCTTTCCTTCCTGGTTATTCAATCCAACCTGTTGTTGTCCGTTACCCTCACGTTCACTTTGACCAATCATG GGGCCTTGTTTCTTTACCAAAGCTCATGATTAGAATGTTTATGCAATTTCACAATTACATGGAG GTTGAGTATCTTCCTATTATTTCACCACGATATAATGGAAAAGAAAGCTCTTCTGATTTTGCTAAGAGG ACTAGCCGTGCAATGGCCACTGCACTGAATGTTGTCCAAACACCTCATTCATATGGAGATTTAATGCTACTGACCAAGGCTGCCCAGGCAAATCAA GAGAGACCCTCTGATTATATGATCGGAATGTCGCAGATGGAACAA GTGAGCAGCCTTGAAGCTGTTGATTTTCTTGATAAGTTTCTATCAATGGATCCTGACTCCAG TGGCCGTGCTACATATGATGGATTTGTAAGAGCTCTAAGACTCAAGGCTTGTGCGGTTGCTGAAGAT atattttcttttattgatataGAGAAGATGGGAACAATAACATACAAGCAG TACCTGTACGGTTCTTTGCATGTCATGAAGCTGCAAGGTTTTCAGCGATCATGCGAGCTGATCTATACTGAATGTAGCAACGAAGGAGATAAAATTTCAGAACAAAAG CTAGAAGAATTGATACGGCCAGCTACACCCGATCTGAATGCCGAAGAG GCTCATGAGCTCTTGAAACTATTCGATACCAACGGCGATGGAAAGATTAGCAAGAATGATTTATGTGGCTGCTTAAAAAGGAACCCACTGCTGATTGCGCTTTTTTCGCGGTGTTTGCTACCTAGCTTGTAA